One genomic segment of Buchnera aphidicola (Chaitoregma tattakana) includes these proteins:
- a CDS encoding transporter associated domain-containing protein: MNLKKEKKNNKEDKKGFLNIFKQQLFHSISKSKDDLTSLIKNSKKKSSINKNTRNMLGRVIQTTKKRIKEIMVPKIHMITIKSTNNLFQCLKTIEKYCYSKFPIINKKNKIQGFITIKNLIPFISNKKKNFSIKKILQPIIIIPESKYIDTTLSELSSKKNNIAIIIDEFGTVSGLITIKDIIKFIVGKTAYKSNDINKKNITKVQKKKFIVEGLTKILDFNKYFKTDLKDLEIDTIGGLVLNYFGKLPNLGEKINIKNCSFEIIETNNIRIKKMKVIILKNIS, encoded by the coding sequence ATGAATTTGAAAAAAGAAAAAAAAAATAATAAAGAAGATAAGAAAGGATTTCTAAATATTTTTAAACAACAATTATTCCATAGCATTTCAAAGAGTAAAGATGATTTAACATCATTGATAAAAAATTCTAAAAAAAAATCTTCAATAAATAAAAATACTAGAAATATGTTAGGTAGAGTTATACAGACAACAAAAAAAAGAATAAAAGAAATCATGGTACCAAAAATTCATATGATAACTATAAAATCTACAAATAATTTGTTTCAATGTCTTAAAACTATAGAAAAATATTGTTATTCAAAATTTCCTATAATAAATAAAAAAAACAAAATACAAGGATTTATAACAATAAAAAATCTTATTCCATTTATAAGTAATAAGAAAAAAAATTTTTCTATAAAAAAAATATTACAGCCTATAATTATAATCCCTGAAAGTAAATATATAGATACCACACTATCTGAACTGAGTTCAAAAAAAAATAATATCGCAATAATAATTGATGAATTTGGTACAGTATCTGGATTAATTACTATAAAAGATATTATAAAATTTATAGTTGGAAAAACAGCATATAAATCAAACGATATAAATAAAAAAAATATTACTAAAGTACAAAAAAAAAAATTCATAGTAGAAGGATTAACAAAAATATTAGATTTTAATAAATATTTTAAGACTGATTTAAAAGATTTAGAAATAGATACTATTGGTGGATTAGTTTTAAACTATTTTGGAAAACTACCTAATTTAGGAGAAAAAATAAATATAAAAAATTGTTCTTTTGAAATAATTGAAACAAATAATATAAGAATAAAAAAAATGAAAGTTATAATTTTAAAAAATATAAGTTAA
- a CDS encoding phosphoglycerate kinase, which translates to MKKITDINIYKKKIIIRNDFNVSIIKNKIISSERIDRSIPTIEYAIKNQAKIILMSHFGRPNEGKFEKKYSLLPIFKYLKKKIQHTKIIFKNNINDPIKIKYGEICLLENVRFNIGETSNSKTLSKKYATLCDIFVMDAFGSAHRMHSSTYGIAKYVKKCCFGKLLISEVNSINKILKNPNRPLVSVIGGSKISTKFDLLKTLGKISDKVILGGGIANTFIAINHNVGKSLHEKKFIKEAKKLLKKFNFFIPIDSRVGKSFSNETNVINKSVSNIKNDEEIMDIGIESEKKISYILKKAKTIVWNGPVGVFEFSNFRKGTELVAKSISKSNAFSIAGGGDTLAIIDILKIKKNISYISTGGGAFLKFLVNGTLPIINLIKKLKKKK; encoded by the coding sequence ATGAAAAAAATAACAGACATAAACATATATAAAAAAAAAATAATTATAAGAAATGATTTTAATGTTTCTATAATAAAAAATAAGATAATATCTAGTGAAAGAATAGACAGATCTATTCCAACAATAGAATATGCTATAAAAAATCAAGCAAAAATAATCTTAATGTCACATTTTGGAAGACCAAACGAAGGTAAATTTGAAAAAAAATATTCATTATTACCAATTTTTAAATATTTAAAAAAAAAGATACAACACACAAAAATAATATTTAAAAACAATATAAATGATCCTATAAAAATTAAATATGGTGAAATTTGTCTTTTGGAAAATGTAAGATTTAATATAGGAGAAACATCAAATTCTAAAACTCTTTCTAAAAAATATGCAACATTATGTGATATTTTTGTTATGGATGCTTTTGGAAGCGCTCATAGAATGCACTCTTCTACCTATGGAATAGCAAAATATGTTAAAAAATGTTGTTTTGGAAAACTATTAATATCAGAAGTAAATTCAATAAATAAAATATTAAAAAATCCAAATCGACCATTAGTATCTGTAATAGGAGGATCAAAAATTTCTACAAAGTTCGACCTTTTAAAAACTCTAGGAAAGATATCAGATAAAGTAATTTTAGGAGGGGGAATAGCTAACACATTTATAGCAATAAATCATAATGTAGGAAAATCTTTGCATGAAAAAAAATTTATAAAAGAAGCAAAAAAGCTATTAAAAAAATTTAACTTTTTTATTCCAATAGATTCACGAGTTGGAAAAAGCTTTTCTAATGAAACAAATGTTATTAACAAATCAGTTTCAAATATTAAAAATGATGAAGAAATTATGGACATAGGTATAGAATCAGAAAAAAAAATAAGTTATATATTAAAAAAAGCTAAAACTATTGTATGGAATGGACCAGTAGGTGTATTCGAATTTTCTAATTTTAGAAAAGGAACAGAATTAGTAGCTAAATCTATTTCTAAAAGTAATGCATTTTCTATAGCAGGAGGAGGAGATACTCTTGCAATAATAGATATTTTAAAAATAAAAAAAAATATTTCATATATTTCTACCGGAGGTGGAGCTTTTTTAAAATTTTTAGTAAACGGCACTTTACCAATAATAAATTTAATAAAAAAACTTAAAAAAAAAAAATAG
- the fbaA gene encoding class II fructose-bisphosphate aldolase: MKNLFKNIKHGVISASETKKIFKIAKKNHFAIPAINCCSFNTINASLEAAQVINSPIIIQFSYTGSSFFIGKNIKIKDLHKKSILGATIAAKYVHIISKFYKIPVILHTDHCHKSILPWLDGLILEDKKFFKKNGISLFTSHMIDLSKENIKSNIKICSKYLKKIKDINIILEIELGCTGGEEDGIDNTKILKKHLYTKPKEISYAYKKLKKISNFFTIAASFGNVHGVYYSSHIKLKPKILQESQKYISKKYNLDKKPIDFVFHGGSGTKKNIIKESISYGVVKINVDTDIQWHAWKGILEFYKKNKNYLKSQLGNHKNKKSPNKKYYDPRNWIRSSEICIVKKIKSIFKDLNAINILKNNIYKKNYSKNKQ; the protein is encoded by the coding sequence TTGAAAAATTTATTTAAAAATATTAAACATGGTGTAATTTCTGCTTCAGAAACTAAAAAAATATTTAAAATTGCTAAAAAAAATCACTTTGCTATACCAGCAATAAACTGTTGTAGTTTTAACACTATAAATGCTTCTTTAGAAGCAGCACAAGTAATAAATTCTCCTATAATAATACAGTTTTCATATACAGGATCATCATTTTTTATAGGAAAAAATATTAAAATTAAAGATTTACATAAAAAATCTATTTTAGGAGCTACAATAGCTGCTAAATATGTTCATATAATTTCTAAATTTTATAAAATACCAGTAATATTACATACAGACCATTGTCATAAAAGCATATTACCATGGTTAGATGGTTTAATATTAGAAGATAAAAAATTTTTTAAAAAAAACGGAATCTCTTTGTTCACTTCTCATATGATAGATTTATCCAAAGAAAATATAAAAAGTAATATAAAAATATGTTCTAAATATCTAAAAAAAATTAAGGATATAAATATAATTCTAGAAATAGAGTTAGGATGTACCGGAGGCGAAGAAGACGGTATAGATAATACAAAAATATTAAAAAAACATCTGTATACAAAGCCAAAAGAAATATCATATGCATATAAAAAATTAAAAAAAATTAGTAACTTTTTTACAATTGCTGCATCTTTTGGAAATGTACACGGAGTGTATTATAGTAGTCACATAAAGTTAAAACCTAAAATTCTACAAGAATCTCAAAAATATATAAGTAAAAAATATAATTTAGATAAAAAACCTATAGATTTTGTTTTCCATGGAGGATCCGGGACAAAAAAAAATATAATAAAAGAATCTATATCATATGGTGTAGTAAAAATAAATGTAGATACTGATATACAATGGCACGCATGGAAGGGGATATTAGAATTCTATAAAAAAAATAAAAACTATTTAAAAAGTCAATTAGGAAACCACAAAAATAAAAAGAGCCCAAACAAAAAATATTATGATCCTAGAAATTGGATAAGATCATCAGAAATATGTATAGTAAAAAAAATTAAATCAATATTTAAAGATTTAAACGCAATTAATATATTAAAAAATAATATATATAAAAAAAATTATTCCAAAAACAAACAATAG
- a CDS encoding YhgN family NAAT transporter, which produces MNKIISNTILLILIMDPLGNLPVFMSILKKFKTKRKKKILIREMLIALVIMLLFLFSGGKILSYLNLKTQIVSISGGIILFLIAIKMIFPNVNNNLEKDILKDNEPFLVPLAIPLIAGPSILATLMLLSKQYQNQKIMLIIPLIIAWSFSLFILLSSEIFIKLFGENVVNALEKLMGIILIMLSTQMFLEGIKSWFNI; this is translated from the coding sequence ATGAACAAAATAATTTCTAATACAATATTGTTAATATTAATAATGGATCCATTAGGTAATCTCCCTGTCTTTATGTCAATTTTAAAAAAGTTTAAAACAAAAAGAAAGAAAAAAATATTAATAAGAGAAATGTTAATAGCTTTAGTTATAATGTTACTATTTTTATTTAGTGGAGGGAAAATACTATCTTATCTAAATTTAAAAACACAAATAGTGTCTATATCAGGTGGAATAATATTATTTCTTATAGCCATAAAAATGATTTTTCCCAATGTAAATAACAATTTAGAAAAAGACATCTTAAAAGATAATGAACCGTTTTTAGTTCCATTAGCAATACCATTAATTGCTGGCCCTTCTATATTAGCTACACTAATGCTTTTATCAAAACAATATCAAAATCAAAAAATAATGTTAATAATTCCTTTAATAATAGCGTGGAGTTTTAGTTTATTTATATTGTTGTCATCTGAAATTTTTATTAAATTATTTGGAGAAAATGTAGTGAATGCATTAGAAAAATTGATGGGAATAATATTAATAATGCTATCTACACAAATGTTTTTAGAAGGAATAAAATCATGGTTTAATATATAA
- the asd gene encoding aspartate-semialdehyde dehydrogenase, with translation MKKKVGFVGWRGLVGSVLLNRMIFKKDLSKLNIKFFTTSQVGHNGPKINNTKFGILENAYDLQKLIEMDIILTCQGSEYTKKVYFNLKKLGWTGFWIDASSYLRMHKSAIIVLDPVNYNFIMQSIENGCRTFVGGNCTVSLMLMALGGLFDNNLIKRIFVSTYQAVSGAGSSYIKKLLLEMGVLHNSVKDDLKKNNISILKIESVITSLLKSRNSFRLFNDTPLAGNLIPWIDSDNNDGKSKEEVKGQFETNKILNLKTDEEVIIDSMCVRISTFRCHSQSFLIELNKIINLSEIKSILLNHNKWTEIVDNDKYSTIRYLTPSMVSGTLKILLGRIRFSSFGKSYITVFSIGDQLLWGASEPLRRMLNILIKL, from the coding sequence ATGAAAAAAAAAGTAGGTTTTGTGGGTTGGAGAGGTTTAGTTGGATCAGTTTTATTAAATAGAATGATTTTTAAAAAAGATTTATCTAAGTTAAATATAAAATTTTTTACTACTTCACAAGTAGGTCATAATGGTCCTAAAATAAATAACACAAAGTTTGGAATTTTAGAAAATGCATATGATTTACAAAAGTTAATAGAAATGGATATTATATTAACTTGTCAAGGAAGTGAGTATACTAAAAAGGTATATTTCAATTTAAAAAAATTAGGATGGACTGGTTTTTGGATAGATGCATCATCTTATCTAAGAATGCATAAAAGCGCTATAATAGTATTGGATCCAGTAAACTATAATTTTATAATGCAAAGTATAGAAAATGGATGTAGAACTTTTGTTGGTGGAAATTGTACAGTTAGCTTAATGCTTATGGCTCTAGGCGGGCTTTTTGATAATAATTTAATTAAAAGAATTTTTGTATCTACATATCAAGCGGTATCAGGAGCTGGATCTAGTTATATTAAAAAATTGTTGTTAGAAATGGGGGTATTGCATAATAGTGTAAAAGATGATCTTAAAAAAAATAATATTTCTATATTAAAAATAGAGAGTGTCATTACTTCTTTATTAAAATCTAGAAATAGTTTTAGATTATTTAATGACACGCCTTTAGCTGGTAATTTGATACCGTGGATAGATTCAGATAATAATGATGGAAAGAGCAAAGAAGAAGTTAAAGGACAGTTTGAAACTAATAAAATATTAAATTTAAAAACAGACGAAGAGGTTATTATAGATAGTATGTGTGTACGAATAAGTACTTTTCGATGTCACAGTCAGTCTTTTTTAATAGAATTAAATAAAATAATTAATCTATCAGAAATTAAAAGTATATTATTGAATCATAATAAGTGGACTGAAATTGTTGATAATGATAAATATAGTACTATTAGATATTTAACTCCATCTATGGTTTCTGGTACTTTAAAGATACTTTTAGGTCGAATTAGATTCTCTTCTTTTGGAAAAAGTTATATTACAGTTTTCTCTATAGGAGATCAGCTTCTTTGGGGGGCATCAGAGCCTTTAAGAAGGATGTTAAATATCTTAATAAAATTATAA
- the leuS gene encoding leucine--tRNA ligase codes for MGHIRNYTISDIVARYYRMLNRNVLHPMGWDAFGLPAEEAATKNNIEPYKWTYKNIKYMKKQLQSMGFSYDWTKEINTSDPKYYKWEQYVFLKLYKKKITYKKKSLVNWCEYDNTVLANEQVINGKCWRCHNIVTKKRIKQWFIKTKKYAKRLLKDIKYLKYWPKKVISMQKKWIGYEKKIKFLIQIKNEKKIFVYTSRIDTLCGVTFIAMFYKNKFIKNKIKTHTIIKQIFQKCKENRNKKIKKSYKTHFCAINPITKKNIPIWILNYSIRKNFKKKTIIACPAHNIEDWKFAKENKIEIIFVIKNKKLQKNNIIKKKPILKTGILYNSTKEINGLNSKDAIKIIIKKINENTKVYIKDTFRIKDWNISRQRQWGCPIPIATLENKKIISIPQKKLPVVLNYKIDNKKLKKEIIINGKKAMLENDTFDTFMESSWYYIRYTNPKYKNSMADPKATSYWLPIDFYIGGIEHATMHLIYFRLYCKILKDLKIINFKEPVKKLLCQGMVLSHAFYKFVKKEKVWISSEKVKIIKNNTGKIVKIIDRKDKTKVNYFGLTKMSKSKNNGVEPLKIIEKYGADSLRLFITFAAPIEESMEWKNEGVNGSYRFIVKIWNLSNTYLKYYIDKMSKINNKKLNAEQKKVRQNVHKTIVVVSNNMKEKKSFHTSIASIMKITNIIEKFCKKENLLIIIESIVIILKLLNPFIPHIIFYIFKKFHLLHEIRNKCWPKPDQQAILENTYKIVTQINGKKRYVFKIKKNTNKDTIFSKVKNNKYIKKYIINKKIKKIIFIQNKIINIVTN; via the coding sequence ATGGGGCATATTAGGAACTATACAATAAGTGATATAGTTGCTAGATATTATAGAATGTTAAATAGAAATGTATTACATCCTATGGGATGGGATGCATTCGGATTACCTGCTGAAGAAGCCGCAACAAAAAATAATATAGAACCATACAAATGGACATATAAAAACATAAAATACATGAAGAAACAACTTCAATCTATGGGTTTTAGTTATGATTGGACTAAGGAAATTAATACATCAGATCCAAAATATTATAAATGGGAACAATACGTATTTCTAAAATTATATAAAAAAAAGATAACATATAAAAAAAAATCTTTGGTAAATTGGTGTGAATATGACAATACAGTTTTAGCAAACGAACAGGTAATAAACGGAAAGTGTTGGAGATGCCATAATATAGTCACAAAAAAAAGAATTAAACAATGGTTTATTAAAACTAAAAAGTATGCAAAAAGATTACTAAAAGACATAAAATATTTGAAATACTGGCCTAAAAAAGTAATTTCAATGCAAAAAAAATGGATAGGTTATGAAAAAAAAATAAAATTCTTAATACAAATAAAAAATGAAAAAAAAATTTTTGTGTATACATCTAGAATAGATACATTATGTGGTGTAACATTCATAGCAATGTTTTATAAAAACAAATTTATAAAAAATAAAATTAAAACACACACAATAATAAAACAAATTTTTCAAAAATGTAAAGAAAATAGAAATAAAAAAATTAAAAAATCATATAAAACTCATTTCTGTGCGATAAATCCTATTACAAAAAAAAATATTCCAATATGGATATTAAACTATTCAATAAGAAAAAACTTTAAAAAAAAAACTATAATAGCTTGTCCAGCTCATAACATAGAAGATTGGAAGTTTGCTAAAGAAAATAAAATAGAAATAATATTTGTAATAAAAAATAAAAAATTACAAAAAAATAATATAATTAAAAAAAAACCTATTTTAAAAACTGGAATATTATATAATTCAACAAAAGAAATAAATGGATTAAATAGCAAAGATGCTATTAAAATAATTATAAAAAAAATAAATGAAAATACAAAAGTATATATAAAAGACACATTTAGAATAAAAGATTGGAATATATCTAGACAAAGACAGTGGGGATGCCCTATACCTATTGCCACTTTAGAAAATAAAAAAATAATATCTATACCACAAAAAAAATTACCAGTAGTATTAAATTATAAAATAGACAATAAAAAATTAAAAAAAGAAATTATAATAAATGGTAAAAAAGCAATGTTAGAAAATGATACTTTTGACACATTTATGGAATCTTCTTGGTATTATATAAGATACACAAATCCAAAATATAAAAACAGTATGGCTGACCCTAAAGCTACATCATATTGGCTTCCTATAGACTTTTATATAGGTGGTATAGAGCATGCAACTATGCATTTAATATATTTTAGATTATATTGTAAAATATTGAAAGATTTAAAAATAATTAATTTTAAAGAACCAGTAAAAAAATTGTTATGCCAAGGAATGGTACTATCTCACGCATTTTATAAATTTGTTAAAAAAGAAAAAGTGTGGATTTCTAGTGAAAAAGTTAAAATTATAAAAAATAATACTGGTAAAATTGTAAAAATAATAGATAGAAAAGATAAAACTAAAGTAAACTATTTTGGTCTGACCAAAATGTCAAAATCTAAAAATAATGGTGTAGAACCACTAAAAATAATAGAAAAATATGGAGCAGATTCACTAAGACTATTTATTACATTTGCCGCTCCTATTGAAGAATCTATGGAATGGAAAAATGAAGGTGTAAATGGTTCTTATAGATTTATAGTAAAAATATGGAACTTAAGCAATACATATTTAAAATATTATATAGATAAAATGTCAAAAATAAATAATAAAAAATTAAATGCAGAACAAAAAAAAGTCAGACAGAATGTTCACAAAACTATAGTAGTAGTATCAAATAATATGAAAGAAAAAAAATCTTTTCACACCTCTATAGCAAGTATAATGAAAATTACAAATATAATAGAAAAATTTTGTAAAAAAGAAAATTTATTAATAATAATTGAATCTATAGTCATAATACTAAAATTGCTTAATCCATTTATTCCACATATAATTTTTTACATTTTTAAAAAATTTCATCTATTACATGAAATTAGAAATAAATGCTGGCCAAAGCCAGACCAACAAGCTATTTTAGAAAATACATATAAAATTGTTACTCAAATAAATGGAAAAAAAAGATATGTTTTTAAAATTAAAAAAAACACTAATAAAGATACAATTTTTTCAAAAGTTAAAAATAATAAATATATAAAAAAATACATTATTAACAAAAAAATAAAAAAAATAATATTTATACAAAACAAAATAATTAATATTGTTACTAACTAA
- the ybeY gene encoding rRNA maturation RNase YbeY — protein sequence MKKDIEISIIMIKKSEMKKLNFKYKNKKKTTNILSFSYNTINFLKNKFLGEIVVCNEVIYEESIQQKKILIAHWAHIIIHGVLHLLGYNHNKKMEKLEKKIMKNLGYKNPYYI from the coding sequence ATTAAAAAAGATATAGAAATAAGTATTATAATGATAAAAAAAAGTGAAATGAAAAAATTAAACTTTAAATATAAAAATAAAAAAAAAACTACAAATATATTATCATTTTCATATAATACTATAAATTTTTTAAAAAATAAATTTTTAGGCGAGATAGTAGTATGTAATGAAGTTATATATGAAGAGTCTATACAACAAAAAAAAATATTAATAGCTCACTGGGCTCATATTATAATACATGGAGTATTACATTTATTAGGATATAATCATAACAAAAAGATGGAAAAACTAGAAAAAAAAATTATGAAAAATTTAGGATATAAAAATCCATATTATATATAA
- the tusA gene encoding sulfurtransferase TusA encodes MKIYKNILDLRKYKCPDSIFFLRKKIRNMKKKELILLITNDPSTKWDVPNFCVFMNHKIIDKYILVTPFKYLLEK; translated from the coding sequence ATGAAAATATATAAAAATATCTTAGATTTACGAAAATACAAATGTCCTGATTCAATATTTTTTTTAAGAAAAAAAATTAGAAACATGAAAAAAAAAGAACTTATACTATTAATAACAAACGATCCATCAACTAAATGGGACGTTCCTAATTTTTGCGTTTTTATGAATCATAAAATAATAGATAAATATATATTAGTAACACCGTTTAAATATCTATTAGAAAAATAA
- the mscS gene encoding small-conductance mechanosensitive channel MscS, producing MNNFNVVKDIHHAGNWIIRNQELVLSYIINFISSIIIFTTGTFIAGIISKGINKVLTARSIDVTISNFFSAVIRYIIITFSLIAALGCIGVQTTSVIAILGATGMAIGLALQGSLSNFAAGVLLVTLRPLKTGEYVDLGSASGTVLNIHIFYTTLRTLDGKIAIVPNGKIVSGNIINYSREPARRNEFNISVSYKTDIDFAIKVLREVINNEERVLKDRDIIVGLSELAPSSINFIIRCWSNTSELNSVYWDLMAKFKKSLDKNKISIPYPQIDINIYKKYETKK from the coding sequence ATGAATAATTTTAATGTAGTAAAAGATATTCATCATGCTGGAAATTGGATAATAAGAAACCAAGAACTAGTTCTAAGTTATATAATAAATTTTATTTCATCTATAATAATATTTACAACAGGAACTTTTATTGCTGGAATAATATCAAAAGGAATAAATAAAGTGTTAACAGCAAGATCTATAGATGTTACAATTTCTAATTTTTTTTCTGCTGTAATTAGATACATAATAATAACATTTTCTTTAATAGCTGCTTTAGGTTGTATTGGGGTACAAACTACTTCTGTAATAGCAATATTAGGAGCAACTGGTATGGCAATTGGTCTTGCGCTACAAGGATCTTTATCAAATTTTGCAGCAGGAGTACTGTTAGTTACGTTAAGACCATTAAAAACAGGAGAATATGTAGATTTAGGAAGCGCTTCTGGAACAGTTTTGAACATACATATATTTTATACAACACTAAGAACACTAGATGGGAAAATTGCTATAGTTCCAAATGGTAAAATAGTGTCTGGGAACATAATAAACTATTCTAGAGAACCAGCTAGAAGAAACGAATTTAACATTAGTGTTTCATATAAAACAGATATAGACTTTGCAATAAAAGTATTAAGAGAAGTTATAAATAATGAAGAAAGAGTTTTAAAAGATAGAGATATCATTGTAGGATTATCAGAACTCGCTCCGTCTTCTATAAACTTTATAATAAGATGTTGGAGTAATACAAGCGAATTAAACTCAGTATATTGGGATCTTATGGCAAAGTTTAAAAAATCTTTAGATAAAAACAAAATTTCAATACCATATCCACAGATTGATATAAATATTTATAAAAAATATGAAACTAAAAAATAA